The nucleotide window TGAGGATCAGAAGTATGATTCCCTGGTGACCCGTGTGGGCTGGCAGGCCTCCTATAGAATTGAAACCGGATTCGGAGCAATCACTCCGCAGATCCGCGCTGCATGGGAACGTGAGAATCTGAATGCGAATGAGTTTGTGAAGGTTTCACTTACCAGCTCCCCCTATCGCTGGCTTTCGGGCGGAGGTGAGACTCCGGATTATGAAGTGCAGGCACGCACAGCCCGGCCGGATGAAGACTATCTGAATGTAGGAGGCGGGCTGCTCATTGAAGTGGGAAGCAATTTCTTCATCATCCTGGACTACGAAGGTCATGTGTTGCGGGGCAATGAGGAGGAGCACTTTGCCTCCATCATCGCATCTCTGAAGTTCTGAAACCGCACTTCACCAGAGCCGTTGCGAAACTGACTGGCTTGTCGTAGATGAGTCCGCATGGAGGACATGGAGGATACGCAGCGGCGCCACAGTCAGAAGCCACCCGGGGATGATCGGGTGGCGGTCTACACGGCGGTATTCGGCGCGTATGATGATCCGCCGGTGGTCCGGCAGCCTGATCCTGCACTCACCTATGTGCTGCTCACGGAAGACGTGGCCATGCAGGTCCCATCGCCCTGGCAGGTCATGGTTGTCGACCGGGTCTTCGATGATCCCCAACGGGATGCGCGACGCGTGAAGCTGCTGCCGCACCTCTTCCTGGGTGAATTTGACATTTCTGTCTGGGTCGATGCGAATTGCGATCTGCTCGCTCTCGATCTCCAAACCATCCACAATCTCCTTGGGGATGCCGACGTGGCCGTCTGTCCGCATCACAGCCGTCGCTGCCTGTATGACGAGGCCAGGGCTGTGCAGGAACTCCTGATGGATTCGCCAGAGTTGATCGAAAGGCAGATGGCGCTCTATCGTGGCTCCGAGTTTCCCGAGAACTTCGGACTCCACGGCACCATGTTTTTGGTGCGGAGACTGGACACGCTTCTTGGCAGGCAATTCTGCCATGAGTGGTGGACGGAGGTCAGCCGCCATTCCAAGCGCGACCAATTGAGCTTTGATTTCGTGCGGTGGAAGTCGCGGGCAAGGGTGCAGACCCTCGACCTGTCTCATGTAGACAATCCTGTTTTTCGATGGTCTGGAAAACACAAGGTTCCCAGGATTCCCTATTCGCAAAGCGGGAATGGTCAGTCTGCTTCCCTGCCGCTCCCGGCTCCTTCTGGGCAGCCGGTGGCCGCATCTCCACATCCCAAGGCACGTGGACTAGAAGCATCGCTCGTGGAGCAAGCCCGCTCACAACTCGCGACACAGGGGTATGCAGAGCCCATCAAGCTATTCTCGGTGCAAGAGTGCCAGTGGTTGCTGAAAGGACTTGAGGTGAAAGGGGCTCCACCCGCGGAGTGGTTCAAGGGAAATGCAGTGAATCACCGCGCGTTTTATGACGCCGCCACTGACTGGCGTATCATGTCCCGTGTCATCGCGGCGATTGGTGAGCATGTGGTGTTGTGGGGTGCATGGCTTGTGAACCGTGAGCCGGGGGAGAAGCACCCCTGGCATTCCGACATTGAAAGTTCAGCGCCCCAAGGAAAGACTGTCTCCGTGTGGATCGGAATGCGCGGCACCTGCGCGGAAACCTCCCTGAAGATGGCGCCCGGCTCCCACCTGTTCGGCATCACCGTGCAGGAGAAGGCCTCGCAGAAAGGCAGGCGCCGACAGGACATCTGCGATGAA belongs to Roseimicrobium gellanilyticum and includes:
- a CDS encoding cupin domain-containing protein gives rise to the protein MEDTQRRHSQKPPGDDRVAVYTAVFGAYDDPPVVRQPDPALTYVLLTEDVAMQVPSPWQVMVVDRVFDDPQRDARRVKLLPHLFLGEFDISVWVDANCDLLALDLQTIHNLLGDADVAVCPHHSRRCLYDEARAVQELLMDSPELIERQMALYRGSEFPENFGLHGTMFLVRRLDTLLGRQFCHEWWTEVSRHSKRDQLSFDFVRWKSRARVQTLDLSHVDNPVFRWSGKHKVPRIPYSQSGNGQSASLPLPAPSGQPVAASPHPKARGLEASLVEQARSQLATQGYAEPIKLFSVQECQWLLKGLEVKGAPPAEWFKGNAVNHRAFYDAATDWRIMSRVIAAIGEHVVLWGAWLVNREPGEKHPWHSDIESSAPQGKTVSVWIGMRGTCAETSLKMAPGSHLFGITVQEKASQKGRRRQDICDEDIGAWTEECGAAEAPRLVPMQDGEALFFDGRIWHGSNNLSPELRRTALLLQYASVDTPIRMPVPYQCEWPFQMLERPLPPCLLVKGVDRVQVNRIVPSPPLPYATGERRLHSTVASADPSSLKGIVSPGWKAHILFEGTTHGLADVRSHVSLLQPGRCPHPPVQHPEEEFKLMLKGEVEAYFPDLRHEPDGGRRRLRPGDITYTPAGFYHTVSSVGPEPARYMMCKWIADPSGATPSLGFAQVTVPPSGGEDAVKGDGCWHKTVLFEGPTACLSKLRCHVTTVEPGGGHAPRVDSYDIMIVVLEGEVLSLGQRMGKDGVLFCAAGIPHGMENVGTVPARYLVLELHGGRMTTRLLREEGVTGSA